In Colias croceus chromosome 12, ilColCroc2.1, one genomic interval encodes:
- the LOC123696199 gene encoding putative inorganic phosphate cotransporter, which translates to MGVRNGVEYQRPPGFGVRHIQTFFLFLGMLLAYCMRVNMSIAIVDMTNSDNDLYFDWTYGTQSIILSSFYWGYVVFQIPSGVLAGKIGGKILIIVVVSTNAILSLMLPIAGKLGDWKLVCLCRVLQGLFQAPLFPSMHQLLSQWVPLEEKGTLCTLVYAGSTLGIFTQNIVSGLLATAFGWQSIFYVNGALGIIWTIGYVILGAATPEQSGFIKQDELKYIQASLGRTEKQKSHPTPFKKIIKCLPFWAAVAAHCGQNWGFIALMTEMPTYMAKVLDVKLSKNGMLSALPYLSMYVLSFPMGMMTDVIIRRGWLNVTNTRKLFNSIGLWGPAIALIGLSYMPEGNMLVAVIMLTITVGVNAGHYTGYTLVLIDMAPNFSASLMGISNCFANIVSLISPLIWGVIIEDETDPAEWRKCFFLSSGIYFLTNLCFVLFATSVTQSWNEPENNEKSDNKTARND; encoded by the exons atggGGGTGAGGAATGGAGTGGAATATCAAAGGCCGC cgGGTTTCGGTGTGCGACACATACAAACATTCTTTTTATTCTTAGGTATGCTTTTGGCATATTGTATGAGGGTTAATATGAGTATAGCCATCGTAGATATGACGAATTCGGATAATGATTTG TACTTCGATTGGACCTACGGTACGCAATCTATTATTCTGTCATCTTTTTATTGGGGCTACGTGGTATTTCAAATCCCGAGCGGGGTTTTGGCGGGTAAAATTGGAGGGAAAATTTTGATAATCGTCGTCGTGTCCACTAATGCTATATTGTCTTTAATGCTGCCAATAGCTGGGAAAtta GGAGATTGGAAGCTAGTATGCTTATGTCGAGTCTTGCAAGGTCTGTTCCAAGCTCCCCTTTTTCCTTCCATGCATCAGCTTCTCAGCCAATGGGTGCCGTTAGAAGAGAAGGGAACATTATGCACGCTTGTGTATGCAG GTAGTACATTAGGAATTTTCACGCAAAACATTGTATCGGGTCTTCTGGCGACAGCATTTGGCTGGCAGTCAATTTTCTACGTGAATGGAGCTCTGGGCATCATCTGGACAATTGGATATGTTATCCTGGGAGCAGCGACCCCGGAACAATCCGGGTTTATTAAGCAAGACGAACTGAAGTACATTCAGGCGTCTTTGGGAAGGACGGAAAAACAAAAG AGTCACCCAACTCCCTTCAAGAAGATCATCAAATGCCTACCATTCTGGGCGGCAGTGGCGGCTCACTGTGGCCAGAACTGGGGCTTCATAGCGCTGATGACAGAAATGCCCACCTATATGGCTAAAGTACTGGACGTGAAATTGAGTAAA AATGGAATGCTATCAGCTCTCCCCTATTTATCTATGTATGTGCTGAGTTTTCCCATGGGCATGATGACTGATGTGATCATCAGACGTGGATGGCTCAATGTTACTAACACAAGAAAACTGTTTAATAGTATAG GATTATGGGGACCAGCAATAGCTCTTATAGGCTTATCCTATATGCCAGAGGGCAATATGTTAGTAGCAGTAATAATGCTAACTATAACCGTCGGTGTCAACGCAGGGCACTATACAGGATACACA CTGGTCTTAATAGATATGGCACCAAACTTTAGTGCCTCTCTGATGGGAATTTCAAACTGCTTCGCAAACATCGTGTCGCTTATCTCACCCTTGATATGGGGTGTTATAATTGAAGATGAG ACTGATCCCGCAGAATGGAGGAAATGTTTCTTCCTTTCATCTGGCATTTATTTCTTGACGAACTTGTGTTTTGTGCTGTTCGCGACATCGGTTACTCAATCTTGGAATGAACCAGAGAACAATGAAAAAAGTG ataataaaacgGCCCGCAATGACTGA